The following nucleotide sequence is from Acyrthosiphon pisum isolate AL4f chromosome A2, pea_aphid_22Mar2018_4r6ur, whole genome shotgun sequence.
aaaatcgtTTTCTGGCGCGTTTACGTAAAGGCACACAACGAAATCCGTCCAATAGatattgaataatgtattttataattggatatatttcaagttaatattatcatattatagtatacaataattattcttatatgCAATTATTTGCACCGTAGgccatgaatatttaattagaataaaaaaaaatacaaaggtAGTTATTGGTTATAGACAATAGACATAacgtcaatatttaaatattataatagtatataccacACGCTACCGCCTACCACATAACTAAacgagtaaattaaattaaatggaaAGTTAAACGAAATGTATTCAACCCATCAAGATATTCGGATTATCAATTCTATAATAACGTtgaacttttctttttttagacaaaatatttacgtaaagacatataatatatgttattattgggAAAGAAGTCTGATAGCAAAATATATCAtagctaaatattataaaattcgaGCACGCATATCCCAAAAAATGTCCAAGCTTATCCGAGCAAAGTATATTATTGGTGATAgggttttgtataaaaatcaacGCTATTTATAGTATCTTAGTGAACCTGGTCTGGTGAATGATTACAATTTTGCTTAGGACGATGGTTTGCGTTATATCACTTATGTCAGTTAGTGGTTATGTGATGGACATTTTTTTCCAAGTCTTGGACATGACGAATTTGTGGCCGCTGCAGTTTATTGTTAATTCACAATAATGAccaaacaacaaataaatgtatagatcATTTATAatgaaacaacaatttttattttaaataatttttttctgatactTTTTTTACCGTTTGGCGTTTACTATAATATGCGCTATTATCTCAGCGTTGTACGTATTACATTGCACGCGCGTTTTTCCGCAATACCCGCGGAGTTACAGCGAATTGCAGAAACAATAGgcgtcacaatattatattatgacttatgagttatgacattataatgataataagtaGTGAATATTGAAAAACGATCTCGTTTTTCGGACTGATGAGTGTATACCTTCACCGCGGTGCACAATACTCGATACgcagtattattattcataacaatattatttaattattttaattacggtGGTCTTCGAGACGCGAAAAATATATAGCGGCGGCGGCGCTTGTTTATCAaaagcacaataataataataatgataataataatatgcgcgcgGGGGATGTCGTGTGTGTACACTCTCATTCACGGCGGCGGCGCGGCGGCGTCATCGTCAGTCGCGGCGGCGTTGGTGGGAACGGGGTGAGCCGAGGGGGAGGAGACAAGGTCGGATGACTAATGCACAGCGAGAGAGgttacgatattataaaattataatatcataccagCCGGTTTGTCCGCCGCGCAGTAGTACGACGCGTCGTGTTTATGCGTTACCCCTCTCTGGCCCCTCACCGTGTCACtcttcgccccccccccccccacagcTAGGGCCTTCCGTGCTCCAGAGACCGCGTGCGACCGCGCTCGCAGATTCGAACGCCGCCAGTTGCCATCATTCGACTTGTAGTCGCGTAACGTGTCGCACGCAGCCGATCGTAACCGTTTACCGCGTATCCGAAAATATGTGTgtggtgaaaataatatattaatgtgcgTAGCCTTCCGCGGGCAAACATTTTCCTCGACGACCTCTCTTTCCGCCGGATCTTTCGcacagtttaataaaatattattactactgaagttataatattttttttaaatataatattgcccATGCCATATACGTTTTGTTACATTATCgacagtaatatttttttgaatatcgtTTTGAGTGTTTCGacgcgataataattataaacaataataatagtaataataataatacaaatactcgTGTTCGCGTGTCCGAATAGAAGACTGTCACTGTTGTGTTCTACATACGCAATACCATCTAAAAGTGCAAGATGACCGCCGCAATAGGACACAAAAAACTTACGCTCAAGCTCAAGCTGTCCCTAGACGCTTGTCCCACTTGGAGTAGAACCCGTTCAGGTACGAAAATAACTATTGATCGACCACGGTCATTTCGAACGGGGGTTCGGCTCCCCCCATCCTATTATTATGTGCGAGCAGtcgttaacatattatagtattgagttctaaaattatatataaatattatatagtattatacctatctaccgACTGCGTGGTATACCTACATACGCGTATATCTGTttgattatttctattttactgATACTTGGCAGAAGTACGTGTCGACAATGGTTAGTAGTCAGTTACTTTGCCTACGCTCCAAACACGGGACTATAAACGAAATTTACATTTAGAACTGTACACACGCAAGATAATTTGAATATTCGAAAAGAAAGTTACAAGTCTATGTATAATACTCACAGTTACAATAATACtcgtataggtattaatataaatagtgaatagataataatactatattgtgtattaaaattgttgtatacaAACAAcgttgattaacgtttttattcCTAAAAaccattaaatgtttaatgttgcTCTCCGGACTTCTTAAGTTACAATTTCCTTGTTTACACTCgcgaaatataatttgaaaaccaAGACTGTTTAGTTTAACactgtataaacatattttaacaactaGTTTGCTTTAAGAATTATTCTGTGTTTGTAAATAAAGCGATTCTATGTTATTATCGCGTGTACAAACACGTCGATTTTGTTTATAGAATACAATAACTATTGTCTAGATCAATCCGAACgattaacgataataatatatcagtcgATTGTTTTAAAATCTGCATATAAATTAATGTCTTATTGGATACCGATCGATTTCAAATAGTacgtaggtagtacctataatactactTAAGTCGATCCACGCCAGAAAATTGTATCCTTCCGTCCTTTTATATCATCGCCCTGGACGGTTCCACCGATTGCGGTATTTAGTCTCAGACGGTCTttttaatacgattttttttattttttgtttcaggtGGCCACAAGGAGTTTCATTCTCGGCATAAGGACATGTGCGAGAACTCCCTGCTGCCGGCGCCGCTGATCGCCAGCTGCCCTACAGATGTGGACCGCGAGTCCATGGACACCCACCCACTCACCAAGGTGCTCCCATTCTTGTACCTTGGTAACAGCAAAGATGCCGACGACCGGGATGGTATGACCGCCATCGGGGTGACACGTGTGCTGAACGTGACCACTAGCCAACAGTCACCGTCCCCGACCATGGACCACCGCGCTTCCGGCGTCGTGTACAAGCGACTCTCCGTCTTGGACAACGGGCATGCCAACCTCAAGCAGTACTTCGAAGAAGCGTTCGAATTCATCGGTAAGTAACcgaataccatataatattccGGGCCCTACACCCAAAAACCACCATCGTCCTGACTAATgacttatgttattattatagaccaAAAAATTATAGCCAATACCGTTTTCGACATAACTATACGGTTCGCTGCCCAAATCGATCACTACATTATCTTTTTCGTTGTGCATTTAACTGGTGCAGGATACCACCGTTTGTGACACGTAATTGCGCATCAAACAATATGCGTAGTGCTCGTCATTGTTATTAAACGGTAGTAGTATAGGTTAGGGAGTCATGCTCATAGGGGGTCGCTTTTTCTGCCGCGAAAAAAGGGCGGGAAAACAGAAGCCGCTTCCCCTATGTTTCCGTGGACCCGTGAGTCACGGTGAAATACGGTGGCAGCTGTATCGCACAAGACTCTCCTACGACTATGCACACGTACATGGGTGACGTCATCGCCCGCGTTTGACCGagttttattgtttgtattgttTTCAGCGACAGCGGCGGTGGTGGGTCCCTAGCTATGTAATATCGTGTTGACAACGACGTCGTCCACGGAAACCCGTCCGGAAACACGCCACCCACCCCCGCCCTTGGTATTGCTCTTCAGTCTTCCGACAAAACAATAACATCGGTCCGACCGGTATTTAAAACTCGTACTTGGAAACTATTAGAAGCGAACACAattacgtgtatattattaggtgTACCATAATAATAGCCCATCTAGGGTGCGGCCAGAATCCCTTTTTCATATGAGTGGAACCTCCGACACACGTCggcaatgtttattattgtttttacacgAGACCGGGGAAATGTTTGTGCGAGCGGATTTCTAGACGAGCGCACCGGTGCGGTCGTGTTTAGCCATTTATAGCTCATCGGCGCACGACCTCTCGCGTGAGTCAcgttgtgttattatatatacgacgtATCCGCTGTATACGCGGCGGAGCTGTTCACACCGATACTACTTCTATGATTTTGTTCGAGTTGCACGCGCtcgtaaaatattttcgtaCGTCTTGTCCACACGCTGTACAGATTATACGTTATTCGTTTTTCGCAGTATAAATCACACACGTCTAtgtgtatataaacatattaggtTATTCCCAATTACCCGTCTTCGTCGGTACACCACTTGCCCCTcctcccgaaaaaaaaaaactattactgCTAATGACTCATATATGTTCCCGGACGTAATGTAATTGCCCCGTGATTGTCACCCCTTTCCGCGGCGTACACATGGTGACAACCCCTATGTATGATATTCGTGAGGGTACTAGAACTACGCATGACCCGTTGATGTCACAATAGATGACGTCACGGAAGCTCTCCTGTTGCCCtcttattatatacgtataataatatacatctataGAACTGTAGCTTTATAGTCCTGCAGGactattaatttcaataaaaccgTGGGATCCTGTGGTGGCGGTGACTTGAGCGTGGAAACTCAAAATTAGATCGTCCGCTTGTGCGACCCATACGATTATGACACCATACTGGTAGTGTCGTGCGATGGATAGGgtgggtgtgtgggtgtgttACGTTAGTTATAACGTACGTACAACTCAAAATAGACTTACGCGTTTAGAAGTGTGTCTAGAGCCAAAATTAAAACCGTCAGTTTGGACGCACACCGAGATTTGATTTAACGCTGGACGTCTACCAGATCTCTAACCGCGGTTGTACTTATATAGCCAAATTCGGGTGCTGCTCGCGACTTGTTTATTTCTGGCTCAGTTGTCTGCTAAAATTAACCTCAAAACACACGCCATAACGCCATTTATCGATGACGGTGAGTCATGTCTTGTGTAGTTTGTGTACAAAAGATGGCTACTGCCGtgtgtacaaaatattgatAGTATCTGCCAATATTGATTTGTAGGGATCAAACGCACATACGACACGAACACGCGCCAAcgatataaatatgtttaatcaaCAGTAAACCgatatataatagcataaatCACGCACCGGCCGGTAGTACCTCGCCCAAGTTCCACCATTTGCCCACCcatcctattatatattatagatggtCGCCACTGACCGTTTCAGAGTCGCACTGACCGTTACAGAGTCGTGcagtttttattcataataaactcATCGCGATCtatttcgttgtttttttttacagaaggCGCTCGGAAGTCCGGCGGGAGCGTGCTGATACACTGCCAGGCCGGCATATCTCGGTCGCCGACCATAGCCATCGCGTACGTGATGCGCCACCGGAAGACGTCCATGGTGGACGCGTACAAGATGGTCAAGGCGGCTCGGCCGATCATATCGCCGAACCTTAACTTTATGGGCCAGCTGCTCGAGCTCGAGCAGAGCTTACAGCAGTACgaacagcagcaacagcaacagcagcaacaacaacaacagcagcagcagcaccaGCAACCGCGTTGCGGACAGTCTTGGGTCGCCGCCCAATCCGCCGCAGACGAACTGTCGCCCGGGTgtagtacataaaaaaaaaaggccgCCGCGCCCGACACACACGTGTTCGCGTTGTCGCGCGCGTGCGCAGGACAGAGACAAGGTACCGTGTCCCCGCTTCGGGCatgttaagataatattaaaatataggtaggtatatgtataatatacgtatacgtatgtgtataatatttgtttgtgtCAATATTGCGTTCGAGATATTCCAACCTATTTAATGTGTTcctaataattagtttttccATTCTCGCGCAAatgtatatgtaaaataaaaaaaattatataaataattaaaacgaaactgtagtaataataatatataagtacctatatctatccATGTctacaagtatatatataaacttgCGTACGTATCCGTTTAAGAATgtgaaagtatatatatatatatctgtatattataacgcgtatgtgcctattattattattattatattgttgtttgtaatgttatgagtaaaaaaaaaaacagtgccCGTACGAATCCATGGgacatgaaaatatattaatatcgtacGGTGATTTCTCTGGagctatataacaatataatatatacatatatatatatatatatatatatagactttTAGACACGACGTGATGACACCGCTGCATCATATCATACACTGGTGTAGACTTGACACGATTCGAGAAAAACGAGCATTATCTAGTCTTGCAAATTTTGTAcataagatataatatgatataataatatacgtattattactCGCTGAGActactactattttttttttttttttaattacaccattattattattattattattatatataaaatatatgttattatcatgtatatgaaataatgtaaaaaaaaattgatgtaaatattatgtttttttttaacaaaaaattaaaggCTGTGTTTGTAGatattatcatagaaatataattgATGATGATCATGTATACCCCCCCCCCacgtattttttaaacttgagTCAATATGTAGCATgatgatttgtattttatattttaccgtCTAAATACAAAACGAAAtcgttgaaaacaataataatatattgcatttttgttaaattattacactaCTACAATATTGCGTTTTTGCGCCCGCGCCGATGTCGTCTATAACGTAttacctattactatattatgcgtattatacGACACCGCGAACAACGCACACACCAGCTCGCGTGTGCGGTGCATGAATCACTCTGTAGACAATGAATCATGTGTGCATCAcattatggtttataatattgttataacatgtATAGGTGTGCGTAATGGGGCGCCTTAAAATGTGAGTGAGTGTGTGTTGAATGAGTGTGTGAGTGTGTACGAGTAAAGTGATTTAAATATACAtgtgtgtgtttatatatacatatgttaggtatattatgtttgacagCGTAGTTAAGATTTTTGATGGtgtaaggggggggggggaggtagaggaaatataaaattgtaaacaagTTGATTTTCAtgcgttttactttttttacatctctattttaacaaatagtttttcaattttaatgttattataggtatagtacaaTTCAAAAGATTAGGAGgtacatgatacattttataggtattgtatGTTTGTTATGATCCTGAAtccaacttaattttaattttattattttcaatcatatACAAAGTACAAATTAAGTTgagatgattataatatgatatatctcTTTTAAGCTCAACTTTTGTAATACGTAGTAAcacgttaataattaaaagcgtatatatatagtttttaaaatacaatttaagttgcCAATTACAATAGTGTATGACATGGGATATATTTTGCATGAACATACACGAAAGGCTTAAAATAATCGAGAAAACGACCaataattatgtacaattttgaGCATTATGTACAaacagtgaatatttttttttttttttgagcaaaaGGCACCACAGGTAAGTATGTACttattgtatacacatttacacatacgcataatttaatgaatacaaatatttttttttcattaattattaataaatcgtcTTTTGAATAATTGACGTGCCGCGTGTGGTTTGAGGCGCGTGCTTGTATGACGGACCTCACACTTGCGCAAACATCCACGGCGAATAtgatacattataggtataatatcggATAATCTTGCACAGTTGCACATTATACTGTTACATTTAACCGCACTATTGTTAaggatatattatcattattatttttaaacgtgcACATTAAAACCAAAACGaccataatatgcaatattatgcatataatggattattgtgtaaattatattataaatcaacgCAGCTTtataaaaacgataataattgtattgcatAAGTAATTGGTGTACATAATAAGCTCTGCTGAACGCAtcaattacaataacaattattatcaatcaaaaaatcaataacataaCTAACGTGCTTAGTACTTCATTCTTTGATTcagttataatttgtatagatcATAACAGAATacatcactataatattgtgcagTTGAAGTGGCGTCGCTACTCCGATTTCTATGGGCAGGGAGGGTGgggtaaaattaaataggttacATTCAGAGACACCAGGGAGGTTTAGAGAGTAGTTTGAAACATGTTCAATTGGCTGaagaaactttaaaaaaatatttttttctggattATATGCCATATAAActaattactacctatattttatatactagcAACAATAACAAGTaccgtatattttaaaattgtccaTTTACGCAGGCGGAGGTACACCTATCCCGATTAGACCATgaagttattataggtactaccgAAATAGCGTGGTATCCAATATTCCAGTCCACCGCAGTCGCCAGTCGGATTGCCCACCTCGGTCAGATTTGTCCACAAAGCGAGTTACATTGCAATCGGatggctttttttttataattgttaattttttaccgGGCCAAGTCGAGCAATAcagctaaatataatatcatattattccaaatactattatttaaataatattgtggatCATTCATCGTTTCTCTAAAACCACTGAGCATGTACGAGCCGCAAATTATCTCTGCAAGAGAAAGGAAGTTACTgcaaatacaaatttgtatagTCGTATTAGTGCAGGAACCGaagaaacctaaaataaaaccTCTGCATCAATATATACTAAACTTATGGGAGAATCTAGTTAAACCGACtctgtttaaagtttaaacacatTATCAGCGGTAATCCTCGGTACACCACtgcataggtaattaattataccCCGTGATTCTAACCTGCAGTGTTTATGGTGtggtcctcttaacttaacgcAATAAAATTCCCGAGGAATgatcatcatatattatagtggcgcatgtacgatgtacctattataggtacatcaataCAATATCACGATTGGTCCTTTTACATACGCCAATCGCGACCGAAATTGACGCTGccatgtagataataatattatatatatatatataaataatatatgctaaATACATATACGCGTGGATACGTAAAGAAAACCAAATCACGGTCAATATCgccttataaaaaaagttttaacttgATTTTTCTTAATGTATCCCATTTTTTAGcttatataaatagaatattatcaatgtttttctaGAACAACGATTTGATCAGTAaactacaatacatattatttttgtaaaaagtaTCGTTCACACGATCGAATCCAGAgagacttatatatatattttttttaattataaagttttacTCGTGCAATCATCTAAAATTCTAAACCTACTGTTGgtacagtatttttttgttttaaaaaatgataatatacgactatacgagtgacttattagttattactttttatagtatttctggcacatactgtatattataaaaaataaattacacgcAGGCCGCAGCTGGAACACATTTCCGGGACATGTTCAAAACCAAAATCCAAatcatacattttcataatataaaaacaattaactttaaaatgtacctatataatattataataatacatctaaaaaaggatttttatgaattatacacgtgtgataaacttataaaatttgaaattcaatatttccatagtaatatatagtatacctttGTGAAACGATCAATCACATCATATTGATTGAAGAGTTACCTAGTAAGACACTAAGGTCTAAGACCTGTAAAACGTACTGATAAGTTGAAATCCCCAACCCCTCTCAAATACGTCCTTGATTATactttaataagttaatatacacatatagtgATTAGCGATTAAcggttattatttgttttatatattatatattttttttatcgtagaATCCGATTTCGTCGCGTCAAATATTTTGCAATGCCCTTTTGTCGttgtacacaatataggtaccataatatctattatctatttatatgcattgtatattatgcCGTATGATTTGCGTATTTTGCTAAAATAAAACTATCGAGAAGGCTGTTATTAAGATGATTTAGGAATTCTAACAACAAAAGTCGATAAAATACCGATGATATTATGTTCCAGCGTGTACATATTCAGTCttgggatttaatttttataggtcCTTTTGTCTATAATACAATTTCTGTTGCCAACCAGTTATAACGGctaaaacaatagtaataataatgacaagAAGTAGCACTAATGCTGTCGTCACCAGAAAAATTGGCTATTAGTCattactatacaaatattgtattatttttttaagttattgtaatattactgctaaagtatatacctactgtctTGTATGAATATACTAAAATCACatcaaaaaatgtgtttacGACTGTTTGCCGATATTATAAAATGCTATTGTGCTATTCCGTAAAAGTGTGAACGCAAGTGCTTGCAGGGTGACTCGGATGGATAAAATTCCGATGCGGGTACATCCCTCCACCGTTCCGGTGCAGTGTAAATAGACGGAGACTATTAGcagtcgtatatatatattatatatagaaccCAGCGAGAGAAATGGTTTATAACGGTTATGACCCGTTTTTCTCATCACAATACGCACTTTATTTGCCCCACATTTCCGTAACCCActcggtaaaaaaaaagtagcatAATAACCGCGTATCGCCGCAGCACCGGACCGCACCAAAAGAAACGTTCCACGTTTTACCGGATCGCTTTTTCAGACACTGAATAATTCTATAGAGGTGTCCAAAATTGTATAGCCTGCTACGAATCCAATATAAAGTTGGCCATAACTTCATATatccatatataggtaatatacatttGGCATAGGTACA
It contains:
- the LOC100164369 gene encoding dual specificity protein phosphatase 10 isoform X2, whose translation is MSAVCYEGGVGGRSRAGLRLSLNRSISEPGPATPPITVTTPTTSKRFRLESIPSLPASLPASPNSEGTNLSSALILNKVKRMSSDYFRQKLELFGPAVLAIDCRSFVCYNVSHVRGAVNVNVADRINRRRLQTGKATLVELASSRDAKDALRRRGYREIVVYDDSTTDLDRVPHNHPLMLILASLVDDEREPSFLIGGHKEFHSRHKDMCENSLLPAPLIASCPTDVDRESMDTHPLTKVLPFLYLGNSKDADDRDGMTAIGVTRVLNVTTSQQSPSPTMDHRASGVVYKRLSVLDNGHANLKQYFEEAFEFIEGARKSGGSVLIHCQAGISRSPTIAIAYVMRHRKTSMVDAYKMVKAARPIISPNLNFMGQLLELEQSLQQYEQQQQQQQQQQQQQQQHQQPRCGQSWVAAQSAADELSPGCST